The genomic interval TCGAAATTGAACCACGGTATGCTACCCATGAAGAGATTGGAATGATTCATTCCCCTTCATACATCAATCTTGTGGCCAGTACGGCAGGCAAGGCATTCGTTGCCCTCGATCCCGATACCGCAGCGACACCGGAGTCATACGATGTTGCAAAGTTAGCGGTGGGAGGGTTATTCAACGCCATTGACAGCGTTGTTTCCGGGGAAGTTGAAGGGGCCTTTGCCCTTGTCAGGCCGCCCGGACACCATGCGGGGGTGTCGAATGCAGCGGGCTTCTGTCTCTTCAACAATGTTGCCATAGGCGCCATGCACGCGATTTTGAAGTACACAATGAATAGAATCCTGGTTGTTGACTGGGACCTGCACCACGGTAACGGTACCCAGGCGCAATTTTATGATGACAATAGGGTTTTATATTTCTCAACACACCAGTATCCATATTATCCGGGTACAGGCGCTATAGAAGAAATCGGACGGGGGAAAGGCCTCGGCTATAATGTCAATATTCCCCTCAGACCCGGTACGGATAATGCCCAATATGTCAAGATTTTTAGAAAAATAATATACCCCCTATCCATGAAATTTAAGCCGGACATCGTGTTGATTTCGGCCGGATTTGATCCTTATTACAAGGATCCGCTGGGCGGCATGAAAGTGACCTCCGATGGATTTGCCTATTTAACCCGTATTCTCATGGATATTGCCGATAACTGCTGCGGCGGAAAACTGGTTTTAACCCTTGAAGGGGGGTATCATATCACCGGTCTGGCAGAGTCGATAAAATCGGTGCTTATTGAAATGCAGGATGGCACACATGTGTCGGATGATGTGCTTGATTGTACTGAGCAGGAAGCAGACAGCCGTATAGATCCGGTGATAAAGAAGGTTATTGATCAGATCAACCCGATATGGCAGGTATTTTAATGGAAGAAAATTTACATTTCCCCCTCCCACCAGGGGAGGGGAAATAATTGGGTTGGAAAGTTTATTGAATAAAGGAGACGGGATTGAAGATTACAAAAAATGAAGTGGAAAATGTTGCTCATCTGGCAAGGCTTGATTTCAGTGAAGAGGAAAAGGTGAAATTCACCTCGCAGCTCAACGATATCCTTATGTATATTGAGAAGTTGAATCAGGCAGATACGACGGGCATCGAACCGGTCAGTCATGCAATTGCCCTTCAAAATGCCTTCAGGGATGACGTTGTCAAAGATTCCCTCAGCCATGAACTTTCCCTGTCCAATGCCCCCGAAGCGCGAGGGCCCTTTTTCCGGGTTCCGAAGGTCATCGAGTAGAAGAGGGGAGTATGGAACTCCATCAATTAACGATTCACGAGTTGCAGAAATTGATCATGTCGGGAGAGGTAACCTCCTCCGACATCGTTACCTCCGTGTTCAAGAGGATTGACGCCGTTGAGAAGGGTGTTCACGCATACATTACCCTCATGAAGGAGTATTCCTTTGAAGAATCGTTGAAAGCAGACAAAGACATCAAAGCGGGGAAGATCAAACCCCTGACCGGCATCCCCGTCGCTCTTAAGGATATCGTATGCACGAAGGGTTTCTTGACGACATGCGGGTCCCCCATCCTGCACAACTATATCCCGCCGTATGATGCCACGGTGGTGGAGAAATTAAAGGACTCCGGCGCCGTGTTTACCGGCAAGACAAATATGGATGAATTTGCCATGGGTTCATCAACGGAAACTTCGTATTTCGGGATTACCAGAAATCCCTGGGATCTTGATAGAATCCCCGGCGGGTCCAGCGGCGGCTCCGCGGCGGCGGTGGCTGCCGATCTTTGCATTGCCTCTATCGGGTCCGATACGGGCGGCTCCATCAGACAGCCGGCTGCACTGTGCGGCGTTGTCGGGATAAAGCCTACCTACGGGAGGGTTTCCCGATACGGCCTCATCGCCTTTGCCTCCTCCCTCGACCAGATCGGTCCTT from Deltaproteobacteria bacterium carries:
- the gatC gene encoding Asp-tRNA(Asn)/Glu-tRNA(Gln) amidotransferase subunit GatC, encoding MKITKNEVENVAHLARLDFSEEEKVKFTSQLNDILMYIEKLNQADTTGIEPVSHAIALQNAFRDDVVKDSLSHELSLSNAPEARGPFFRVPKVIE
- a CDS encoding histone deacetylase; the encoded protein is MSRKTGIVKDERYLRHDAGFGHPESPQRLGATYAMLDAPDMAGKFVEIEPRYATHEEIGMIHSPSYINLVASTAGKAFVALDPDTAATPESYDVAKLAVGGLFNAIDSVVSGEVEGAFALVRPPGHHAGVSNAAGFCLFNNVAIGAMHAILKYTMNRILVVDWDLHHGNGTQAQFYDDNRVLYFSTHQYPYYPGTGAIEEIGRGKGLGYNVNIPLRPGTDNAQYVKIFRKIIYPLSMKFKPDIVLISAGFDPYYKDPLGGMKVTSDGFAYLTRILMDIADNCCGGKLVLTLEGGYHITGLAESIKSVLIEMQDGTHVSDDVLDCTEQEADSRIDPVIKKVIDQINPIWQVF